The Amycolatopsis mongoliensis genome includes a window with the following:
- a CDS encoding ATP/GTP-binding protein, with amino-acid sequence MTVRASEASAESPLDPAARPPEPEAAKKGRREPRRAHWLDRAGWYEPREAGARSTTRQAEALNLALSSPPTTHRGLILGTDRLSGQLVCHDPFIAYADKLVSAPNVAVVGDVGKGKSSLLKTWGTLRQLLLAGRRVVVLDKKTQAGQGEYTPLARAVGAPSIRFTVDGTGSRLNVLDPVIALGEPGRPTGAAGRPTGQMMLLRAVLAEALGRGVTEREGKALRIALLAATADARERGRIPVIGDVVHHLVHPAEDAADGIGVPRTELREWGFDPAFALERMIEEDLAGLVDEETSPDVQLDHPSGLVHFDISSLPVEGPALRIVMTVINTWQTNMLARRSEQLMQTVNVVEEGWHVAQGALGRVFQRNTKLARGLGLATLAGFHHVSDLPAGSAARALLQEAETVFVFGQSLRSDALACAELYDLPPGTEETIMGLGRGTFLAKIGSEAPLLVQHVRSPTEVRLTETDAALTGRP; translated from the coding sequence ATGACGGTACGAGCGTCGGAAGCTTCGGCCGAGTCCCCGCTCGACCCGGCGGCCCGGCCGCCGGAACCCGAGGCGGCCAAGAAGGGCCGCCGGGAGCCCCGGCGCGCTCACTGGCTGGACCGGGCCGGGTGGTACGAGCCACGGGAAGCCGGGGCGAGGTCGACCACCCGGCAGGCCGAAGCCCTGAACCTGGCGTTGTCGTCGCCACCGACGACGCACCGAGGCCTCATCCTGGGCACCGACCGGCTGTCCGGCCAGCTGGTGTGCCACGACCCCTTCATCGCCTATGCCGACAAGCTCGTTTCGGCGCCGAACGTCGCGGTGGTCGGCGACGTCGGCAAAGGCAAGAGCTCCCTGCTGAAGACATGGGGCACCCTTCGCCAGCTCCTGCTCGCCGGACGCCGCGTGGTCGTGCTCGACAAGAAGACGCAAGCGGGCCAAGGGGAATACACCCCACTCGCGCGGGCGGTCGGAGCGCCGTCGATCCGCTTCACCGTCGACGGCACCGGCAGCAGGCTCAACGTGCTCGACCCGGTCATCGCGCTGGGCGAGCCGGGCCGGCCGACCGGGGCGGCGGGCCGGCCGACCGGTCAGATGATGCTGCTCCGCGCCGTGCTCGCGGAGGCGCTCGGGCGAGGGGTGACCGAACGCGAGGGCAAGGCGCTGCGGATCGCCTTGCTCGCTGCCACCGCGGACGCGCGGGAGCGGGGCCGGATCCCGGTCATCGGCGACGTCGTCCACCACCTGGTGCATCCCGCCGAAGACGCGGCGGACGGCATCGGTGTTCCCCGCACCGAGCTGCGGGAATGGGGTTTCGACCCGGCCTTCGCCCTGGAGCGGATGATCGAAGAGGACCTTGCCGGCCTGGTCGACGAGGAGACGTCGCCCGACGTGCAGCTCGACCACCCCAGCGGGCTCGTCCACTTCGACATCTCGAGCCTGCCGGTGGAGGGGCCCGCGCTGCGGATCGTGATGACCGTGATCAACACGTGGCAGACCAACATGCTCGCGCGGCGGTCGGAGCAGCTGATGCAGACCGTCAACGTCGTCGAGGAGGGCTGGCACGTGGCACAGGGGGCGCTCGGCCGGGTCTTCCAGCGCAACACCAAGCTCGCGCGCGGCCTCGGCCTGGCGACGCTGGCGGGGTTCCACCACGTGTCGGACCTGCCCGCCGGTTCGGCCGCACGCGCGCTGCTGCAGGAAGCCGAGACGGTGTTCGTCTTCGGGCAGTCCCTGCGCAGTGACGCCCTCGCGTGTGCCGAGCTCTACGATCTCCCGCCGGGGACGGAAGAGACGATCATGGGGCTGGGCCGGGGCACGTTCCTGGCCAAGATCGGTTCGGAAGCCCCGCTGCTGGTGCAGCACGTCCGCTCACCCACCGAGGTCCGGCTGACCGAGACCGACGCCGCGCTGACCGGGCGTCCCTGA
- a CDS encoding DUF4142 domain-containing protein codes for MFPFGVDVLTRGAAGRRTRVCRLLAVLTLMGALSSCGISVTSGYNGQVPGREEQKRTNMDAPYGPLYPSDVAVLVAVAQAGYWEAPTSELVAKESKNPRVKAVAAQLAREHHALNMYNEQAATRLNVQLPEAATPQQQSWREQIEAASGDERDRLYVTLTRAAHGSVYMKVATVRATTQNDVVRSLAQVATEYVARHMALLESTGLANSDSVAVHAGTDAPYQPTPTIAEIVMGIGLALVAAFGTLVLVRLAARQALETAEEGVAVE; via the coding sequence GTGTTCCCGTTCGGAGTGGACGTGCTGACCCGTGGTGCCGCCGGTCGGCGGACGCGGGTCTGCCGGCTGCTTGCCGTGCTCACCTTGATGGGCGCGCTCTCCTCCTGCGGTATCTCGGTGACGTCCGGCTACAACGGACAGGTTCCCGGCAGGGAAGAACAGAAGCGCACCAATATGGACGCTCCGTACGGACCCCTGTACCCGTCCGACGTCGCGGTGCTCGTGGCGGTGGCCCAGGCGGGGTACTGGGAGGCGCCGACCAGCGAGCTGGTGGCGAAGGAGAGCAAGAACCCCCGGGTCAAGGCGGTGGCTGCGCAGCTGGCCCGGGAGCACCACGCGCTCAACATGTACAACGAGCAAGCCGCCACCCGCCTCAACGTCCAGCTCCCTGAAGCCGCGACGCCCCAGCAGCAGAGCTGGCGGGAGCAGATCGAGGCGGCGAGCGGTGACGAACGCGACCGGCTGTACGTCACTCTCACCAGAGCCGCGCACGGCTCGGTCTACATGAAGGTCGCCACGGTCCGGGCCACCACCCAGAACGATGTGGTCCGCTCACTCGCCCAGGTCGCCACCGAGTACGTCGCCCGGCACATGGCCTTGCTGGAGAGCACCGGGCTGGCGAACTCCGACTCGGTCGCCGTGCACGCCGGAACCGATGCGCCGTACCAGCCCACGCCGACGATCGCGGAAATCGTGATGGGGATCGGCCTGGCGCTGGTCGCGGCGTTCGGGACGTTGGTGCTCGTCCGGCTCGCCGCCCGGCAGGCCCTGGAGACGGCGGAAGAGGGAGTGGCAGTCGAATGA
- a CDS encoding ferredoxin — MTGVLSSVPDTFLAAGYTSNDAGVRSVVALSARLAYLTMCLTLCWGILTATGWIQRMTGHQALRTGHVMLASFAIATATVHGFGMLFLDEQIIVGTQVVIPFLNGYVRHGLGILSFDMMVAIVITAGMHRFIRYRNWLRFHQTAYIAIALGVVHSWWGAWSNGNFQVMWLAGITVLAPVIALTTVRFLPVSLLVKLGLVGDKAAAVAQKQVAKTAPLKVSVDNQRCHRYGFCQAEAPDVFQLREDGRLAYRQTPELTRNLDVISAARACPMRAIQLEGTNHHG, encoded by the coding sequence ATGACCGGAGTCCTCTCGAGCGTGCCGGACACGTTCCTGGCCGCCGGATACACGTCCAACGACGCCGGTGTGCGTTCCGTGGTCGCCCTTTCCGCACGGCTCGCTTATCTGACCATGTGCCTGACGCTGTGCTGGGGCATCCTCACCGCCACCGGGTGGATCCAGCGCATGACCGGTCATCAGGCATTGCGCACCGGCCACGTGATGCTGGCATCGTTCGCCATCGCAACGGCGACGGTGCACGGGTTCGGCATGCTCTTCCTCGACGAGCAGATCATCGTCGGGACCCAGGTGGTCATCCCGTTCCTGAACGGCTACGTGCGGCACGGCCTCGGCATTCTCTCCTTCGACATGATGGTCGCCATCGTCATCACGGCGGGAATGCACCGATTCATCCGGTATCGCAACTGGTTGCGCTTTCATCAGACGGCGTACATCGCGATCGCCCTCGGTGTCGTGCATTCCTGGTGGGGCGCGTGGTCGAACGGCAATTTCCAGGTGATGTGGCTCGCCGGGATCACGGTCCTCGCCCCGGTGATCGCACTGACCACGGTCCGGTTCCTGCCGGTGTCGCTGCTGGTGAAGCTCGGCCTCGTCGGGGACAAGGCTGCCGCCGTCGCGCAGAAGCAGGTCGCCAAGACTGCGCCCCTGAAGGTCAGCGTCGACAACCAGCGTTGCCACCGTTACGGCTTCTGCCAGGCGGAAGCGCCGGACGTGTTCCAACTGCGCGAGGACGGCCGACTCGCGTACCGGCAGACCCCCGAGCTGACGCGGAACCTGGACGTCATCTCCGCGGCCCGGGCCTGCCCGATGCGAGCGATCCAACTGGAAGGGACGAACCACCATGGGTGA
- a CDS encoding NAD(P)/FAD-dependent oxidoreductase: MGELPRIVIVGAGLAGMCAAERLRELGFDGEIVIIGSESTMPVYRPALTKQFLTGELGLKEIITAPTHDLDVLWRLNTVASQLDAKRRVVHLPGGEELEYDGLIIASGVEARRLPGAMRAGSRVAVLRTIADSKRLRQALTGARDPIAVIGTGFIGCEAASSIRSLGQNVVLIGNSKLLMSNLLDAGHAQRLTELHRRHRVQLQLGTRVERWASSGSCVHLRLSNGRQLDAAFVVAAAGSVPAVSWLRDSGAQLDNGVVCEATCHVAGLDDVVAAGDVASWPNLRFDTKPRRVEHWTNAIEMGRAAAENLLTGRGSAAPFMPVPRFWSEQHGLRIQAAGMPAVGTKRDPIDPATPGGHSLTGYYRDDTLVGVIGFDNSTAVLNYAKTFVDKAPLAQADRQAPAGRAPESGEVVPARTPRRDPRPEFLRV; the protein is encoded by the coding sequence ATGGGTGAGCTGCCGCGAATCGTGATCGTCGGAGCCGGGTTGGCCGGCATGTGCGCCGCCGAACGATTGCGCGAACTGGGGTTCGACGGGGAAATCGTCATCATCGGCTCGGAATCGACCATGCCGGTGTACCGGCCGGCGCTGACCAAGCAGTTCTTGACGGGGGAACTCGGCCTCAAGGAGATCATCACCGCGCCGACACACGACCTCGACGTCCTGTGGCGGTTGAACACCGTGGCGTCGCAGCTGGACGCCAAGCGGCGCGTAGTCCACCTGCCCGGCGGTGAAGAGCTCGAATACGACGGTCTGATCATCGCCAGCGGGGTCGAAGCCCGCAGGCTCCCCGGCGCGATGCGGGCGGGTTCGCGCGTCGCCGTGCTCCGCACCATCGCCGACAGCAAACGCCTGCGGCAAGCCCTTACCGGTGCGCGGGATCCGATCGCGGTGATCGGCACCGGCTTCATCGGCTGCGAGGCGGCCTCCAGCATCCGGTCCCTCGGCCAGAACGTCGTCCTCATCGGGAATTCGAAACTGCTGATGAGCAATCTGCTCGACGCCGGGCACGCGCAGCGGCTGACCGAGCTGCACCGCCGGCACCGCGTCCAGCTGCAACTCGGCACGCGGGTCGAGCGGTGGGCCTCCAGCGGGTCATGCGTCCACCTGCGGCTGTCCAACGGAAGGCAGCTGGACGCAGCCTTCGTGGTCGCCGCGGCGGGCTCGGTCCCCGCGGTCTCGTGGCTACGTGATTCGGGCGCCCAGCTGGACAACGGCGTGGTGTGCGAAGCCACCTGCCACGTGGCCGGGCTGGACGACGTCGTCGCGGCCGGGGACGTCGCCAGCTGGCCGAACCTGAGGTTCGACACCAAGCCGCGCCGCGTCGAGCACTGGACGAACGCGATCGAGATGGGACGCGCGGCGGCGGAGAACCTCCTGACCGGGCGAGGCTCGGCCGCGCCGTTCATGCCAGTGCCGCGATTCTGGTCCGAGCAGCACGGGCTGCGTATCCAGGCGGCGGGCATGCCCGCTGTCGGCACGAAGCGCGACCCGATCGATCCCGCCACCCCGGGCGGGCATTCCCTGACCGGGTACTACCGGGACGACACTCTGGTCGGAGTCATCGGCTTCGACAACTCGACGGCGGTCCTGAACTACGCCAAGACCTTCGTGGACAAGGCTCCGCTGGCCCAAGCGGACCGGCAGGCACCGGCCGGGCGCGCTCCGGAGTCCGGCGAGGTCGTGCCGGCCAGGACACCGAGACGGGATCCGCGGCCCGAGTTTCTCCGGGTCTGA
- a CDS encoding DUF742 domain-containing protein, translating to MFKGNQPVVVEVMTAVAPIRLPDEPEDDSQLRGACRIVPPDEYDNVEGIDFVLEIDHPSALVRPYLGTGQSAEIRDDLELETMIETVQPYATLPLNSLSAEQRLVYRTCSMPQSVAEIAVAIEAPIGLAQMIITDGIDRGFLRVHSIATPTVDGLPSIELLRRVHRGISRLA from the coding sequence GTGTTCAAGGGCAACCAGCCCGTGGTGGTGGAGGTCATGACCGCGGTGGCGCCGATCAGGCTGCCCGACGAGCCGGAAGACGACTCCCAGCTCAGAGGAGCCTGCCGGATCGTGCCTCCCGACGAGTACGACAATGTCGAGGGAATCGACTTCGTGCTCGAGATCGATCATCCGTCCGCCTTGGTCCGGCCGTACCTCGGGACCGGCCAGTCGGCTGAGATCAGGGACGACCTCGAACTCGAGACCATGATCGAGACCGTCCAGCCGTACGCCACACTGCCGCTCAATTCGCTCAGTGCCGAGCAGCGGCTGGTGTACCGGACCTGCTCGATGCCGCAGTCGGTCGCGGAAATCGCGGTGGCGATCGAGGCGCCGATCGGACTGGCGCAGATGATCATCACCGACGGTATCGACCGGGGCTTTCTTCGCGTGCACAGCATCGCGACCCCCACCGTGGACGGCCTCCCCTCGATCGAGCTGCTCCGGCGGGTCCACCGGGGAATCTCGCGGCTCGCCTGA
- a CDS encoding sensor histidine kinase, with the protein MTIDAVRGRGTEPLLTKFIVFCALQTTSAGLIAVSLLWTPSWPRLAALPVLAGAIGAGVLMFSEARRQRRSLEKLHRGLELLGRQRLPDIVDNVVASRNANHVRLQLPTVSDEKLAHLVGDVEQVCTNAVRLAQEQDEIRSGYAEVFLNMFRRTQTLLLRQLKIIEGLEQENRSASDLNRFYQLDHLVMRMRRNNENILVLSGTELVRKTKDPVPIDDLLRASISEIDSYQRVRLINTPSVRIANTAAGDLIRIVAELLDNATSFSPPDKPVTVKAELARHRGLSIGVIDNGIGMSDADISSANEQLRKLSSVEIARSRRLGLLVAGRLAGRHGFRVELFGGDDVEGVSALVSVPSSVLLNEDAVRAALPGDASRGSTMGATGGITNRAGRGGSAVPVTITVRRQETQASDGATERRPSSWHNRTKVQATRKQATGLSSSDLVAQAHSDVPGELPTRIPNKRIAAAETAKPSVPRRTSRWFQAPSKIRQKGLPSAGSAGDLSANSGGDAADNRRSKVDQTWQMAEKSQHQQDYTYTDDGLPLRKKGAHLFVGSADGGLAADPVQNPKPIERDPKHTQRRLSSYQQGVQKAKEQEARLRGTRHTGGWTVLEVGQK; encoded by the coding sequence ATGACCATCGACGCGGTACGAGGACGCGGCACCGAGCCGCTGTTGACGAAGTTCATCGTATTCTGCGCTCTTCAAACCACTTCGGCAGGCCTGATCGCGGTCAGTCTGCTGTGGACGCCCTCGTGGCCGCGCCTCGCCGCCCTGCCGGTGCTTGCGGGTGCGATCGGTGCCGGCGTGCTGATGTTCTCGGAGGCCCGGCGGCAGCGGCGATCGCTCGAAAAGCTGCACCGGGGACTCGAGCTGCTCGGGCGGCAGCGGTTGCCGGACATCGTGGACAACGTAGTGGCGAGCCGGAATGCGAACCACGTCCGGCTCCAGCTGCCGACCGTGTCGGACGAGAAGCTGGCCCACCTTGTCGGCGACGTCGAGCAGGTGTGCACCAACGCGGTCCGGCTGGCGCAGGAGCAGGACGAGATCCGTTCCGGCTACGCGGAAGTGTTCTTGAACATGTTCCGCCGGACCCAGACCTTGCTGCTACGGCAGCTGAAGATCATCGAAGGGCTCGAGCAGGAGAACCGGTCCGCCTCGGACCTGAATCGCTTCTACCAGCTCGACCACCTCGTCATGCGTATGCGCCGGAACAACGAGAACATCCTCGTGCTCTCCGGCACCGAACTCGTGCGCAAGACGAAGGATCCGGTGCCGATCGACGACCTGCTGCGCGCGTCGATCTCCGAGATCGACAGCTACCAGCGGGTCCGGCTGATCAACACGCCGTCGGTCCGGATCGCGAACACTGCGGCCGGCGACCTCATCCGCATCGTCGCCGAGCTGCTCGACAACGCCACGTCGTTCTCGCCGCCGGACAAGCCGGTCACCGTGAAGGCCGAGCTGGCCCGACACCGCGGATTGTCGATCGGGGTGATCGACAACGGGATCGGAATGTCCGATGCCGACATCAGCAGCGCGAACGAGCAGTTGCGCAAACTGAGTTCCGTGGAGATCGCCCGCTCCCGCCGTCTCGGCCTGCTCGTGGCCGGCCGGCTGGCCGGTCGGCACGGTTTCCGGGTCGAATTGTTCGGCGGCGACGACGTCGAAGGGGTCTCGGCTCTCGTTTCCGTGCCGAGCTCCGTGTTGCTGAATGAGGACGCTGTGCGTGCCGCATTGCCGGGCGATGCGAGCCGCGGCTCGACCATGGGGGCCACGGGTGGCATCACGAATCGTGCCGGACGTGGCGGCTCGGCGGTTCCCGTGACCATCACGGTGCGGCGCCAGGAAACGCAAGCGTCCGACGGCGCGACCGAGCGGCGGCCGTCCTCGTGGCACAACCGGACGAAGGTGCAGGCGACCCGCAAGCAGGCCACGGGACTGTCTTCGTCCGACCTGGTGGCGCAAGCTCATTCCGATGTTCCCGGTGAGCTGCCCACCCGGATCCCGAACAAGCGGATCGCGGCTGCCGAGACCGCGAAGCCGTCCGTTCCCCGGAGAACTTCGCGGTGGTTCCAGGCACCGAGCAAGATCCGGCAGAAGGGACTGCCTTCGGCCGGCAGCGCCGGGGACCTCTCCGCGAACTCCGGGGGCGATGCGGCGGACAACCGGCGCTCGAAAGTGGACCAGACGTGGCAGATGGCGGAGAAGTCCCAGCACCAGCAAGACTACACCTACACCGACGACGGCTTGCCGCTGCGAAAGAAGGGGGCGCACCTGTTCGTCGGGAGTGCGGACGGTGGCCTGGCGGCAGATCCGGTGCAGAATCCGAAACCAATCGAACGCGACCCGAAGCACACGCAGCGTCGGCTGTCCAGCTACCAGCAGGGAGTGCAGAAGGCCAAGGAGCAGGAAGCTCGCCTTCGCGGTACCCGGCACACCGGCGGATGGACTGTTCTCGAGGTCGGGCAAAAGTAA
- a CDS encoding roadblock/LC7 domain-containing protein, which translates to MNEYAWLINDFVDRVPGVAHGVAVSSDGLLIAASSTLPQDPADQLAAVACGLVSLTEGAARCFDAGNVNETIVEMDAGTMLLMSISDGSCLSILADPGYDIGQIAYEMALLVDRFGHMLTPELRAKEEETAAASGTPAN; encoded by the coding sequence ATGAACGAGTACGCGTGGCTCATCAACGATTTCGTGGACCGCGTGCCCGGGGTCGCACACGGTGTCGCCGTGTCCTCCGACGGTCTGCTCATCGCGGCGTCGAGCACGCTGCCGCAGGATCCGGCCGACCAGCTGGCGGCGGTCGCGTGCGGGCTGGTGAGCCTGACCGAAGGGGCGGCTCGCTGCTTCGACGCCGGCAACGTCAACGAGACCATCGTCGAGATGGACGCGGGAACGATGCTGCTGATGTCGATCAGCGACGGTTCGTGCCTGTCGATCCTCGCCGACCCGGGGTACGACATCGGCCAGATCGCGTACGAAATGGCGTTGCTCGTCGACCGGTTCGGGCACATGCTGACCCCGGAGCTCCGGGCGAAGGAAGAGGAAACCGCAGCCGCCTCCGGCACCCCGGCGAACTAG
- a CDS encoding GTP-binding protein produces the protein MINHRVGAAADSSEKSVITSKIVVAGGFGVGKSTFVGSISDIKPLTTEAMMTVASGKLDDTERLPYKGSTTVAMDFGRVALDDELLLYIFGTPGQERFWFMWDSLVRGSIGAVVLADTRRLADSFSSVDFFENRNIPYVIGVNTFDGILHHPLEHVRRAMALDPSVPVFRCDAREREEVKETVLGLIEHVMRRVEQVAEPSMT, from the coding sequence ATGATAAACCACAGGGTCGGTGCGGCCGCTGACTCTTCGGAGAAGTCCGTGATTACTTCGAAGATCGTCGTGGCCGGAGGGTTTGGTGTGGGAAAGTCGACGTTCGTCGGTTCGATTTCCGATATCAAGCCGCTGACCACCGAAGCGATGATGACCGTCGCGAGCGGGAAGCTGGACGACACCGAACGCCTCCCGTACAAAGGGTCGACCACGGTGGCGATGGACTTCGGCCGGGTCGCCCTCGACGACGAACTGCTGCTGTACATTTTCGGAACCCCGGGACAGGAGCGCTTCTGGTTCATGTGGGACAGCTTGGTGCGCGGCTCGATCGGTGCCGTTGTCCTGGCTGACACCCGGCGGCTCGCCGACTCCTTCTCGTCGGTCGACTTCTTCGAAAACCGCAACATTCCTTACGTCATCGGAGTGAACACGTTCGACGGGATCCTCCACCACCCGCTCGAACACGTCCGCCGGGCCATGGCGCTCGATCCGTCGGTCCCGGTCTTCCGTTGTGACGCGCGGGAGCGGGAAGAAGTCAAGGAGACCGTGCTGGGCCTCATCGAGCACGTCATGAGGCGGGTCGAACAGGTCGCCGAACCCTCGATGACCTAG
- a CDS encoding thioredoxin family protein, with protein MADEVSGIVALDVAKFNEITKSEDVIVIHLSADWCSPCKAFKAVFRATAESHDDDVVFASLDTDSQPELGAAFNVKSIPTIAVMRGGALIFTHEGSLSENALNDVIRQAREIDIDAVRKSVAARAAK; from the coding sequence ATGGCTGACGAGGTGTCCGGTATCGTCGCTCTTGACGTGGCCAAGTTCAATGAGATCACGAAGTCCGAAGATGTGATCGTGATCCATCTTTCGGCGGACTGGTGCAGTCCGTGCAAGGCGTTCAAGGCTGTCTTCCGCGCGACGGCGGAAAGTCACGACGACGACGTCGTCTTCGCATCGCTCGACACCGACTCTCAGCCGGAGCTGGGTGCGGCGTTCAACGTGAAGTCGATCCCGACCATTGCAGTGATGCGCGGTGGTGCCTTGATTTTCACGCACGAGGGCTCCCTTAGTGAGAACGCGCTCAACGATGTGATCCGGCAGGCGCGCGAGATCGACATTGATGCCGTCCGCAAGTCGGTGGCCGCCCGTGCGGCGAAGTGA
- a CDS encoding helix-turn-helix transcriptional regulator gives MDVVKVLVHAADEISEAGVKAMLSGREQFRVVPDDPGCRPDVLVVVVDGVVGTSTFALLRRLQDGGSADSPRAVLVADRFKSEDLLLAVECGVAALLARNELKDGTLASAVGAVGRGAALLPYRLQGILLDQISQLRSQVLAPAGLTLSGIETRERDVLQLIAEGYQTDEIANRLTYSEGTVKNVLYGLMARLRLNSRSHAVAYAMRAGVI, from the coding sequence GTGGATGTCGTGAAGGTGCTGGTGCACGCGGCCGACGAGATCAGCGAGGCCGGGGTCAAGGCAATGCTGAGCGGGCGTGAGCAGTTCCGCGTCGTACCGGACGACCCGGGCTGCCGCCCGGACGTTCTCGTCGTCGTCGTGGACGGAGTTGTCGGAACGAGTACGTTCGCCCTGCTCAGGCGGTTGCAGGACGGCGGTTCGGCAGACAGCCCTCGCGCCGTGCTCGTGGCGGACCGGTTCAAGTCCGAGGACCTCCTGCTGGCTGTCGAATGCGGGGTGGCGGCATTGCTGGCCCGCAACGAACTCAAAGATGGAACCCTGGCCTCCGCGGTCGGAGCGGTCGGCCGGGGTGCCGCGCTCCTGCCGTATCGATTGCAGGGCATCCTCCTGGACCAGATAAGCCAGTTGCGTTCGCAGGTGCTGGCGCCGGCGGGTTTGACCCTTTCCGGAATCGAGACGCGCGAGCGAGACGTGCTGCAGCTGATCGCGGAGGGCTACCAGACCGACGAAATCGCGAACCGGCTCACTTACTCCGAGGGCACGGTCAAGAACGTCCTCTACGGTCTCATGGCCCGGCTGCGGCTCAATTCACGGTCCCACGCGGTCGCCTATGCGATGCGCGCCGGCGTGATCTGA
- a CDS encoding helix-turn-helix transcriptional regulator — protein sequence MEPVRVGVQAADSITEVGLASFLRTSRRLEVVDPGTVTERDVQVVQADRLTPQVAADLRAEHCAAVPKVLLIDDLRDSDVLSAVECGVVVVLPRSRTSGDGLVEAVVAAASGRGLLPPDLLGRLLDGIRRLQHDVLTPRGLGAAGLTAREVDVLRLMAEGLDTSEIAGELCYSERTVKNVIYEMTSRLNLRNRPHAVAYAMQAGVI from the coding sequence ATGGAACCGGTGCGAGTGGGTGTCCAGGCCGCCGATTCGATCACCGAGGTCGGGCTGGCCAGCTTTCTGCGGACCAGCCGGCGGCTCGAGGTCGTCGACCCCGGCACGGTGACCGAGCGGGACGTGCAGGTGGTGCAGGCGGACCGGTTGACACCGCAGGTCGCCGCCGACCTCAGGGCCGAGCACTGCGCGGCGGTGCCCAAGGTGCTGCTGATCGACGACCTCAGGGACAGCGACGTGCTCAGCGCGGTCGAGTGCGGGGTCGTCGTGGTGCTCCCACGGAGCCGGACCTCGGGCGACGGCCTGGTCGAAGCCGTGGTCGCCGCCGCTTCGGGCCGCGGCCTCCTGCCGCCGGACCTACTGGGCCGGCTGCTCGACGGCATCCGGCGGCTGCAGCACGACGTGCTCACTCCTCGCGGGCTGGGTGCCGCGGGGCTGACCGCGCGCGAGGTCGACGTGCTCAGGCTCATGGCGGAGGGGCTGGACACCAGTGAGATAGCGGGCGAGCTGTGCTATTCCGAGCGCACGGTCAAGAACGTGATCTACGAGATGACCAGCAGGCTCAACCTGCGCAATCGTCCGCACGCGGTGGCGTACGCCATGCAGGCCGGCGTCATCTGA